Proteins from a single region of Megachile rotundata isolate GNS110a chromosome 7, iyMegRotu1, whole genome shotgun sequence:
- the tna gene encoding zinc finger MIZ domain-containing protein tonalli, translated as MVAAATATATATASVVAMQDRQDIPSQFNQMQSQHGIPHQTYNAGYAQRGPMAGMGPVGMSNFNSMGTMSPMHSMNSMNSMNSMNGMNSMNPMSMGGMNGMTGMNGMTPMSSMSNMGNMGMNNMMGPNNMQMNKMSMQAQPHQGYPRRLAPYPNPAMHMAQKRQQGPYPAPNPAAMQPTFNGMATSQYPTNYPAAARPNFQPQYQPMQSMNPSAAGFGPNSMIRGANMRQTAPSYQTASQAATNQYYGSNGIPVSMGPTTVGNQFVGHQPNTGYAGAASSYGATGAVTSQYQQDVAAMRTTGAGTLSYQHSPIPGNPTPPLTPATSMPPYISPNPDIKPNFNDMKSPVNIQKDDELRLTFPVRDGIILPPFRLEHNLAVSNHVFQLKSTVHQTLMWRSDLELQLKCFHHEDRQMNTNWPASVQVSVNATPLVIDRGENKTSHKPLYLKDVCQSGRNTIQITVSACCCSHLFVLQLVHRPSVRSVLQGLLRKRLLTAEHCITKIKRNFSNTISNNGIQSEKDVVEQTALKVSLKCPITFKRITLPARGHDCKHIQCFDLESYLQLNCERGSWRCPVCTKPAQLEGLEVDQYMWGILNTLNTAEVEEVTIDSVANWKPAKNLTGIKSEEESDCKRMTKAMSPGSMNMPTMNNWDMNQAMSPYIPPDMSSIVSGSMMNNTPSTYANNNINHRNSSGGSFDINSGTNTNTNNDYTNGAGPLSHLNESVNSLDPLNAMEKSLNDQMPHTPHTPHTPHTPHTPGGGNSGPPSVPPASQESTGNHNTSGNTSTNINNDTADIPSDLNFDPAAVIDGEGTGQEALNLLPDNVVDPMELLSYLDPPDLNTPPSSGASSGNPSSSDDILALFE; from the exons ATGGTGGCAGCTGCCACCGCTACGGCCACCGCCACTGCAAGCGTGGTGGCCATGCAGGACCGCCAAGACATCCCCTCGCAATTCAATCAG ATGCAGAGCCAACATGGAATCCCCCACCAAACGTACAACGCAGGGTACGCCCAAAGAGGACCAATGGCCGGAATGGGGCCAGTCGGGATGAGCAACTTTAACAGCATGGGCACGATGAGCCCAATGCACTCTATGAATTCCATGAATTCGATGAACAGTATGAATGGCATGAACTCTATGAATCCTATGTCGATGGGAGGTATGAACGGTATGACTGGTATGAACGGAATGACCCCCATGAGCTCCATGAGTAACATGGGTAATATGGGCATGAACAATATGATGGGACCTAACAACATGCAGATGAACAAGATGAGCATGCAG GCTCAACCACACCAGGGCTATCCAAGAAGACTAGCACCTTACCCAAACCCTGCGATGCACATGGCGCAAAAGAGGCAACAGGGTCCTTACCCGGCTCCCAACCCAGCCGCGATGCAACCAACCTTCAACGGCATGGCGACGTCGCAGTACCCGACCAATTACCCCGCGGCAGCGAGGCCGAATTTTCAGCCTCAGTATCAACCGATGCAGAGCATGAATCCGTCGGCTGCCGGCTTTGGGCCTAACTCTATGATACGAGGCGCCAACATGAGGCAAACAGCGCCTTCGTATCAGACCGCGAGTCAGGCGGCAACCAACCAATACTACGGTAGCAATGGCATACCGGTTAGCATGGGACCTACCACGGTTGGCAATCAATTCGTTGGACACCAACCGAACACGGGATACGCCGGTGCAGCGTCCTCGTACGGGGCAACCGGGGCTGTCACCAGTCAGTACCAACAGGACGTCGCGGCGATGAGAACGACGGGAGCAGGGACACTGAGTTACCAGCACAGCCCTATCCCTGGGAATCCGACACCTCCGCTCACCCCGGCTACGAGTATGCCCCCTTACATCAGTCCGAATCCGGATATCAAGCCTAATTTCAACGATATGAAGTCACCGGTTAATATTCAGA AGGACGATGAGTTAAGATTAACATTCCCCGTGAGGGATGGCATCATTCTTCCACCCTTCCGCTTAGAACATAATCTGGCTGTAAGCAACCACGTATTCCAACTGAAGTCCACGGTGCATCAAACGTTGATGTGGCGGTCCGACCTGGAACTACAGCTCAAGTGTTTCCACCACGAAGACAGGCAAATGAACACGAACTGGCCCGCGAGCGTGCAAGTATCCGTAAACGCCACGCCGTTGGTTATCGATCGCGGTGAAAATAAAACGTCTCATAAGCCCTTATACCTGAAGGACGTTTGTCAATCAGGAAGGAACACAATACAGATCACGGTATCGGCGTGTTGTTGT TCCCATTTATTCGTGCTACAATTAGTTCATCGACCAAGCGTGCGAAGCGTGCTTCAGGGATTGTTACGTAAGAGGCTGCTCACGGCGGAACATTGTATCActaaaattaaacgaaatttcAGTAATACTATTTCCAATAACGGTATACAGTCGGAGAAGGATGTTGTAGAACAGACAGCACTTAAG GTATCCTTAAAATGTCCTATTACCTTTAAACGTATTACACTGCCAGCTAGGGGACACGATTGTAAACATATTCAGTGCTTCGATTTGGAGTCGTACCTACAGCTAAATTGTGAAAGAGGATCGTGGAGATGTCCTGTATGCAC GAAACCTGCCCAATTAGAAGGTTTAGAGGTTGACCAGTACATGTGGGGCATACTGAACACATTAAACACGGCGGAGGTCGAAGAAGTGACGATAGACTCGGTCGCGAATTGGAAACCAGCGAAGAATTTAACTGGTATTAAGTCCGAAGAAGAAAGCGATTGCAAGAGGATGACGAAGGCCATGTCACCTGGAAGTATGAACATGCCAACGATGAATAATTGGGATATGAATCAGGCAATGAGTCCGTACATACCGCCCGACATGAGTAGCATTGTAAGCGGCTCTATGATGAATAACACACCATCCACGTACGCGAATAATAACATCAATCATCGGAATTCGTCTGGAGGATCCTTCGATATCAATTCCGGAACGAATACGAATACCAATAATGATTACACAAACGGTGCAGGTCCACTGTCGCATCTGAATGAATCAGTCAACTCTTTAGACCCTCTCAACGCTATGGAGAAATCGCTTAACGATCAG ATGCCTCATACACCACATACACCTCACACCCCCCATACGCCCCACACACCAGGTGGTGGAAATAGTGGTCCACCGAGTGTTCCCCCTGCATCTCAGGAATCCACGGGAAATCATAATACATCTGGTAATACGAGTACAAACATAAATAACGATACTGCAGACATACCATCTGACTTAAATTTCGACCCAGCTGCAGTAATCGATGGCGAGGGTACTGGTCAAGAGGCATTGAAT CTTTTGCCAGACAATGTTGTGGATCCAATGGAACTCCTGTCGTACCTGGATCCACCAGATCTGAACACCCCTCCCAGTAGCGGCGCTAGCAGTGGTAACCCCTCATCAAGTGACGATATATTAGCACTCTtcgaataa